A genome region from Paradevosia shaoguanensis includes the following:
- a CDS encoding hemolysin family protein, with the protein MFLEILIIAVLTLVNGLLAMSELAVVSSRPARLKVLAADGRKGAETAIRLTENPGRFLSSVQIGITLVGVLSGAFSGATLGSRLASYLATVGVPLGAADALGVGIVVVIITYLSLIIGELVPKQIALRDPEGIATRVAPAMAMIATIAAPLVWLLDVSGKAVLAAIGQGGEQEEKVTEEEVKTIIAEAESAGVLESDERSMITGVMRLADRSARGLMTPRRDVELIDLSDDPDEIRKTIRQTHRSRLPVQDGDADTIIGVLAVKDLVEVFAEDKPLDIRKLVQPAPVVMDRTDALGVVRALRASVVHMALVFDEYGHFEGIVTSGDLLEAITGVFQEEEGSEPAVVQRDDGSFLVSGWMPVDEFSDRMGIAVPRDAKYETVAGYVLSQINHLPAVGETFERGEWKFEVVDLDGRRIDKILMSRMGE; encoded by the coding sequence TTGTTCCTCGAAATACTGATCATTGCCGTTCTGACGCTTGTGAACGGCCTGCTCGCAATGTCCGAGCTTGCGGTCGTGTCTTCACGCCCGGCGCGCCTCAAAGTCCTGGCCGCCGATGGACGGAAGGGGGCCGAGACCGCCATTCGCCTTACGGAGAACCCGGGGCGATTTCTCTCGAGCGTGCAGATCGGCATCACGCTGGTCGGCGTGCTCTCGGGCGCCTTCTCGGGCGCCACCCTCGGTTCGCGTCTTGCCAGCTACCTGGCAACGGTCGGCGTACCGCTGGGCGCCGCTGACGCCCTTGGCGTCGGCATCGTCGTCGTCATCATCACCTACCTCTCGCTGATCATCGGCGAGCTCGTGCCCAAGCAGATCGCCCTGCGCGATCCGGAAGGCATCGCGACGCGCGTGGCTCCGGCCATGGCCATGATCGCGACTATCGCTGCTCCCCTCGTCTGGCTGCTCGATGTCTCGGGCAAGGCCGTGCTGGCCGCTATCGGCCAGGGCGGCGAGCAGGAAGAGAAGGTGACCGAGGAAGAGGTCAAGACCATCATCGCCGAGGCGGAGAGTGCCGGCGTGCTCGAGAGCGACGAACGCTCGATGATCACGGGCGTGATGCGCCTGGCCGACCGCTCGGCCCGCGGCCTCATGACGCCGCGCCGCGATGTGGAACTGATCGACCTCTCGGACGACCCCGACGAGATCCGCAAGACCATCCGCCAGACCCATCGCTCACGTCTGCCGGTGCAGGACGGCGATGCCGATACGATCATCGGCGTGCTGGCGGTCAAGGACCTGGTGGAAGTCTTCGCCGAGGACAAACCGCTCGATATCCGCAAGCTGGTGCAGCCGGCGCCGGTGGTGATGGACCGTACGGACGCACTAGGCGTGGTCAGGGCGCTGCGCGCCTCGGTGGTGCACATGGCGCTGGTCTTTGACGAGTACGGGCACTTCGAGGGCATCGTGACCTCGGGCGACCTGCTCGAAGCCATTACCGGCGTCTTCCAGGAAGAAGAGGGCTCCGAGCCTGCCGTGGTGCAGCGCGACGATGGCTCGTTCCTGGTCTCGGGTTGGATGCCGGTCGACGAGTTCAGCGACCGCATGGGCATCGCCGTGCCGCGCGACGCCAAGTACGAGACGGTGGCGGGCTATGTGCTGTCGCAGATCAACCATCTGCCGGCCGTCGGCGAAACCTTCGAGCGCGGCGAATGGAAGTTCGAGGTGGTGGACCTGGACGGGCGCCGGATCGACAAGATCCTGATGTCGCGAATGGGTGAGTAG
- the der gene encoding ribosome biogenesis GTPase Der, producing MSVTVAIVGRPNVGKSTLFNRLVGRKIALVDDTPGVTRDRREAEGRIADLRFRILDTAGYEDKTDGSLEDRMRQQTELAIKEADVILFMYDARAGVTPLDQRFAQVLRRAGKDVHLVGNKAEGRASEAGLTEGYNLGFGEPVPLSAEHGLGMADLHAIISQAVDRIAEKKKQEEEAIQSLDLLPEVNVDLPEDDGTDENAPTRRWDPTRHLNVAIIGRPNAGKSTLINRMVGEERLLTGPEAGITRDSILVPWEWEGRQINLVDTAGMRKRARVQEKLEKLAVGDSLRSIQYAEVVVLLLDATIPFEKQDLQLADLVEREGRALVIAVNKWDLIEDKNAKLLELREMCERLLPQLRGLPLVTLSGLQGRNIDKLMAAIFKIEEAWNTHISTARLNRWLALMIEGHPPPAVSGRRLKLRYMTQAKTRPPSFILFASRPDALPAAYQRYLVNGLRESFNMPGTPIRFWVRGGKNPFVDKD from the coding sequence ATGAGCGTCACCGTTGCCATTGTCGGTCGTCCCAATGTGGGCAAGTCGACGCTTTTCAATCGCCTGGTCGGCCGCAAGATTGCGCTGGTGGATGACACGCCCGGCGTGACGCGCGATCGTCGCGAGGCAGAAGGCCGCATCGCCGACCTGCGCTTCCGCATCCTCGATACTGCCGGCTACGAAGACAAGACTGACGGCAGCCTCGAAGATCGCATGCGCCAGCAGACCGAGCTGGCCATCAAGGAAGCCGACGTCATCCTCTTCATGTACGACGCCCGTGCGGGCGTAACCCCGCTCGACCAGCGCTTCGCGCAGGTGCTGCGTCGCGCCGGCAAGGATGTGCATCTGGTCGGCAACAAGGCCGAGGGCAGGGCTTCCGAAGCGGGGCTGACCGAAGGCTACAACCTCGGCTTCGGCGAGCCCGTGCCGCTTTCGGCAGAGCACGGCCTGGGCATGGCTGACCTCCACGCCATCATCTCGCAAGCGGTGGATCGCATCGCCGAAAAGAAGAAGCAGGAAGAGGAGGCCATCCAGAGCCTTGACCTGCTGCCTGAGGTGAACGTCGACCTTCCCGAGGACGACGGCACCGACGAGAACGCTCCAACCCGTCGCTGGGACCCGACGCGACATCTCAACGTCGCCATCATCGGCCGGCCGAACGCGGGCAAGTCCACCCTCATCAATCGCATGGTCGGTGAAGAGCGCCTGCTGACCGGTCCCGAAGCCGGCATTACCCGCGACAGCATCCTGGTGCCGTGGGAATGGGAAGGCCGCCAGATCAACCTGGTGGACACCGCCGGCATGCGCAAGCGCGCCCGGGTGCAGGAAAAGCTCGAGAAGCTGGCGGTCGGGGACTCGCTGCGCTCGATCCAGTACGCCGAAGTCGTGGTGCTGCTGCTCGATGCCACCATCCCCTTCGAGAAGCAGGATCTCCAGCTCGCCGACCTCGTCGAGCGCGAGGGCAGGGCGCTGGTGATCGCGGTCAACAAGTGGGACCTGATCGAAGACAAGAACGCCAAGCTCCTGGAGCTGCGCGAGATGTGCGAGCGGCTGCTGCCGCAGCTGCGCGGCCTGCCGCTGGTGACGCTCTCAGGCCTGCAGGGCCGGAACATCGACAAGCTGATGGCCGCGATCTTCAAGATCGAAGAGGCGTGGAACACCCATATCTCGACCGCGCGGCTCAACCGCTGGCTGGCGCTCATGATCGAGGGGCATCCGCCTCCGGCCGTTTCCGGCCGTCGCCTCAAGCTGCGCTACATGACGCAGGCCAAGACCCGGCCGCCGAGCTTCATCCTCTTCGCCTCCCGGCCCGATGCGTTGCCTGCGGCGTATCAGCGCTACCTGGTCAACGGGTTGCGCGAGAGCTTCAACATGCCCGGAACGCCCATTCGCTTCTGGGTGCGCGGTGGGAAGAACCCGTTCGTCGACAAGGATTGA
- a CDS encoding tetratricopeptide repeat protein has protein sequence MSQDNIFREVDEELQRERMRTLWRRFGPYVIGAAVAVVLIVAINEGWAWWRNSTAASASDEYYAALKLADSGDLAGAQAELTKIEGQGGGYATLAKFKQAALLAKEGKQAEAVAAYDALAAAESNVRLRELALVLAGNILVDSGTLADVEQRVGSLNTPDSPMRNSAREAIGLAQYKAGDLAAAKATFESIMADPIAPRDLQSRADVYIGQIIAEGGAPADNVATDTPAPAAETPAPAADAAPAAQAPAPAAESPAAAPAAETPAPAAEAPATDAANPLANSSSMMQMMAPAPTQAPAEQPAAPAATEPATPAEAPAAVN, from the coding sequence ATGTCCCAAGACAACATTTTCCGCGAAGTCGATGAAGAGCTGCAGCGCGAGCGCATGCGTACGCTCTGGCGCCGTTTCGGGCCCTATGTCATCGGCGCCGCAGTTGCCGTGGTGCTGATCGTCGCCATCAATGAAGGCTGGGCCTGGTGGCGCAATTCGACCGCCGCCAGCGCGTCCGACGAATACTACGCGGCCCTCAAACTTGCCGACAGCGGGGACCTTGCCGGTGCGCAGGCCGAGCTGACCAAGATCGAAGGCCAGGGCGGCGGCTACGCGACCCTCGCCAAGTTCAAGCAGGCTGCGCTGCTCGCCAAGGAAGGCAAGCAGGCCGAGGCTGTTGCCGCCTACGACGCGCTGGCTGCCGCCGAAAGCAATGTGCGCCTACGCGAGCTGGCCCTGGTGCTGGCCGGCAATATCCTGGTGGATAGTGGCACGCTGGCCGATGTCGAGCAGCGCGTTGGCTCGCTCAACACGCCGGACAGCCCGATGCGCAATTCGGCGCGCGAGGCGATTGGCCTGGCCCAGTACAAGGCCGGCGATCTCGCTGCCGCCAAGGCAACCTTCGAAAGCATCATGGCTGACCCGATCGCCCCGCGCGATCTCCAGAGCCGCGCCGACGTCTATATCGGCCAGATCATCGCCGAGGGCGGTGCGCCGGCCGACAACGTGGCGACCGATACGCCTGCGCCCGCAGCCGAGACGCCGGCTCCCGCCGCCGACGCTGCTCCGGCCGCCCAGGCCCCGGCTCCGGCCGCCGAGTCGCCTGCCGCAGCGCCAGCGGCTGAAACGCCGGCTCCGGCTGCCGAAGCTCCGGCGACGGATGCTGCCAACCCGCTGGCCAACAGCTCCTCGATGATGCAGATGATGGCTCCGGCGCCGACCCAGGCTCCGGCCGAGCAGCCGGCTGCCCCGGCTGCCACCGAGCCCGCAACGCCCGCAGAGGCACCTGCGGCGGTCAACTAA
- a CDS encoding polysaccharide deacetylase family protein, translating into MRFLLVLPLLLWSGSALADTLREPRLTIAQGGPERPQVALTLDACMGHTDMRILDTLVENRIPATIFVTARWLSRNADAVAILRAHPELFEIEDHGAQHIPAVLGDKSVYGIKPAGTADAIKAEVEGGQLAILHNAGVRSQWYRDATAVYSPEALALIRHLGFRVAGYSLNGDQGASLPAATVAQRIAGARDGDVIIAHINQPKRSSGKGVAEGIMALKARGFTFVRLEDVTTFGDDGESDLRDGVQAASR; encoded by the coding sequence ATGCGATTCCTTCTGGTCCTTCCCCTGCTCCTCTGGAGCGGCTCGGCGCTAGCCGACACGCTGCGCGAGCCGCGCCTCACCATCGCCCAGGGCGGGCCCGAGCGGCCGCAGGTCGCGCTCACGCTCGATGCCTGCATGGGCCACACGGACATGCGCATCCTCGATACTCTCGTCGAGAACCGTATCCCGGCCACGATCTTCGTGACCGCCCGCTGGCTCTCGCGCAATGCCGACGCCGTCGCGATCCTGCGCGCCCATCCCGAGCTCTTCGAGATCGAGGATCACGGCGCCCAGCACATTCCCGCCGTTCTCGGCGACAAGTCGGTCTACGGCATCAAGCCGGCAGGCACGGCGGACGCGATCAAAGCCGAGGTGGAAGGCGGGCAATTGGCCATCCTCCACAATGCCGGCGTCAGGTCGCAATGGTATCGCGATGCCACCGCCGTCTATAGTCCCGAGGCGCTGGCGCTGATCCGCCATCTCGGCTTCCGCGTTGCGGGCTATTCGCTCAATGGCGACCAAGGCGCTTCGCTGCCGGCCGCGACGGTCGCGCAGCGCATTGCCGGCGCGCGCGATGGCGACGTCATCATCGCCCACATCAACCAGCCCAAGCGTTCGTCCGGCAAGGGCGTGGCCGAGGGCATCATGGCGCTCAAGGCACGCGGCTTCACCTTCGTGCGGCTCGAAGACGTCACGACATTCGGCGACGATGGCGAGAGCGACCTGCGCGACGGTGTGCAGGCCGCTTCGCGTTAG
- a CDS encoding NnrU family protein — MWILIAGLVVFFGIHCVRLVAPQFRAQQLANNAGAWKGIYSLVSFVGLALIVWGWWVFRGEAPQVYDPPSWGRHAAMLLVLLAFILVASANMPAGRIKAWVQHPFLTGIFLWSLGHLLANGDLASVLLFGTFLVYCVVDRIAVALRPEPGPVFVSGRSDLIAIVSGVVLYAIFVFWLHGLLFGVSPLS, encoded by the coding sequence ATGTGGATATTGATTGCGGGCCTTGTGGTCTTTTTCGGCATACATTGCGTTCGGCTGGTCGCGCCGCAATTTCGCGCGCAACAACTGGCCAACAATGCCGGTGCCTGGAAGGGCATCTATTCGTTGGTGTCATTCGTCGGCCTGGCGTTGATCGTATGGGGCTGGTGGGTCTTCAGGGGCGAGGCACCCCAGGTTTATGACCCGCCGAGCTGGGGGCGCCACGCGGCCATGCTGCTGGTGCTGCTGGCCTTCATTCTCGTGGCCTCTGCCAACATGCCCGCCGGCCGCATCAAGGCCTGGGTGCAGCATCCGTTCCTGACCGGCATTTTCTTGTGGTCGCTCGGCCATCTCCTGGCCAATGGCGACCTGGCCTCGGTGCTGCTGTTCGGCACGTTCCTCGTCTATTGCGTGGTGGACCGTATCGCGGTGGCATTGCGACCCGAACCGGGGCCGGTTTTCGTGAGCGGCCGGTCCGACCTCATCGCCATTGTCTCGGGCGTCGTGCTCTATGCCATCTTCGTCTTCTGGCTGCACGGCCTGCTGTTCGGCGTTTCGCCGCTGAGCTAA
- a CDS encoding SOS response-associated peptidase, which produces MCNLYSVTTNQAALRALVNAFRDDLGNLPPLPGIYPDYFAPIVRGMVTERTLSLARWGLPSLVGIDDGKPNRGNTNIRRPWLDDWKGYLAPENRCLVPFNRFSEPTKLESGESGNAWFALDESEPLLFFAGLRTSWRGMRRKDEGVMDHEVFGFLTTQPNDVVGAIHEKAMPVVLTTPEEWEAWLGAPWSEARDLQRPLPNGVLQIAHRTALKYLPGVEGIPSGDPLRPTPKPKPEEPEQPSLF; this is translated from the coding sequence ATGTGCAATCTCTACTCGGTCACCACCAACCAGGCGGCACTGCGGGCGTTGGTCAATGCGTTCCGCGACGACCTGGGCAACCTGCCGCCGCTGCCGGGAATCTACCCGGATTACTTCGCGCCGATCGTGCGCGGCATGGTAACCGAACGAACCCTGTCACTGGCGCGGTGGGGATTGCCTTCGCTGGTCGGGATCGACGATGGCAAGCCCAATCGGGGCAACACCAATATCCGCCGGCCATGGCTCGACGATTGGAAGGGCTACCTCGCGCCGGAAAACCGGTGCCTCGTGCCGTTCAACCGCTTCTCCGAGCCGACCAAGCTCGAGAGCGGGGAAAGCGGCAATGCCTGGTTCGCGCTCGATGAAAGCGAGCCGCTGCTGTTCTTCGCGGGCCTGCGCACGTCCTGGCGCGGCATGAGGCGCAAGGATGAGGGGGTGATGGATCACGAGGTCTTCGGATTTCTCACCACCCAGCCCAACGATGTCGTCGGCGCCATCCACGAGAAGGCGATGCCGGTGGTGCTGACGACGCCTGAGGAATGGGAGGCCTGGCTTGGCGCGCCGTGGTCGGAGGCGCGCGACCTGCAGCGGCCCTTGCCCAATGGAGTGCTGCAGATCGCGCATCGCACGGCGCTCAAATACCTGCCGGGCGTCGAGGGAATACCCTCGGGTGACCCGCTGCGGCCAACCCCAAAGCCCAAGCCGGAAGAACCAGAGCAACCGTCGCTCTTTTAA
- a CDS encoding TetR/AcrR family transcriptional regulator: MQRMSNSDRTDRTRRALLEVARELFVTKGYAETSTPEIVSAAQMTRGALYHHFEDKRALFRAVVEAEAMAVAAEIEAAAPPNLTPREALRQGSMAYLRAMTTPGRTRLLLVEGPAVLGDELTQLDEENAARTLREGIEAARSEGEARSAVPVGILAMLLSAAFDRAALAVSAGADEGAMGEAMAEMIERLV; the protein is encoded by the coding sequence ATGCAACGGATGTCCAACAGCGACCGTACTGACCGCACGCGGCGAGCGCTGCTTGAGGTGGCGCGCGAACTGTTTGTGACGAAGGGCTATGCCGAAACCTCGACGCCCGAGATCGTCTCGGCCGCGCAGATGACGCGCGGCGCGCTCTACCATCACTTCGAGGACAAGCGGGCGCTGTTTCGGGCGGTTGTCGAGGCCGAGGCGATGGCGGTGGCCGCCGAGATAGAGGCGGCAGCGCCACCCAATCTCACGCCACGCGAAGCCCTGCGGCAGGGGAGTATGGCTTACCTGCGGGCGATGACGACGCCGGGCAGGACGCGGCTGCTGCTGGTCGAGGGGCCGGCGGTGCTCGGCGATGAACTCACTCAGCTCGACGAGGAAAATGCGGCACGGACGTTGCGCGAAGGGATAGAGGCGGCGCGCTCCGAAGGTGAGGCGAGGTCGGCAGTTCCGGTCGGTATCTTGGCGATGCTGTTGTCGGCGGCGTTCGATAGGGCGGCGCTGGCCGTGAGTGCAGGGGCCGATGAAGGGGCAATGGGCGAAGCCATGGCCGAGATGATCGAGAGGCTGGTGTAG
- a CDS encoding VOC family protein, with the protein MKITSFYPVIMTGDVVGTAAFYTRHFAFQPVFTADWYVHLQSTVDPAVNLAVLDFSHETVPAPARAGASGLILNFEVEDPDTLYAEVQAAGLPVLTPLRDEPFGQRHFITQDPNGVLIDVIKPIPPSPEFAQLYTEA; encoded by the coding sequence ATGAAGATCACGAGTTTTTACCCGGTCATCATGACCGGCGATGTCGTCGGCACGGCGGCCTTCTATACGCGGCACTTCGCCTTCCAGCCGGTCTTCACGGCCGATTGGTACGTGCACCTGCAATCGACAGTCGATCCAGCGGTTAACCTGGCGGTTCTCGATTTCAGCCATGAAACCGTGCCCGCCCCGGCACGAGCAGGCGCAAGCGGCCTCATCCTCAATTTCGAGGTGGAGGATCCCGACACGCTTTACGCGGAGGTGCAGGCTGCGGGGCTGCCGGTGCTGACGCCGCTGCGCGACGAGCCGTTCGGCCAACGCCACTTCATCACGCAGGACCCCAATGGCGTGCTGATCGACGTGATCAAGCCAATCCCGCCCTCGCCCGAGTTCGCGCAGCTTTACACCGAGGCGTAG
- the prmB gene encoding 50S ribosomal protein L3 N(5)-glutamine methyltransferase has protein sequence MKTQPLPQLPPANPRKEILELSTLRDVLRYAISVFERAELSFGHGAGGALDEAAFLILESLSLPIDDFNPFADARLTEREKHLLGERIALRVEQRVPTAYLTGKAYLHGVPFRSDARALVPRSFIAELLQSPFFNGEGDQMALVADPEAVESVLDLCTGGGSLAIMAAYAFPNARVDAVDLSPEALSLAAENVADHGLGNRVTLLEGNLYAPVAGRTYDLIITNPPYVGREVMDALPPEYRHEPAMALDGGEDGFDLVHHILSGAAAHLNPGAGMLCEIGEDRDVLDAAYPETPFLWLDTANSDGEVFWLSRNDLAALAR, from the coding sequence ATGAAAACACAGCCGCTTCCGCAATTGCCGCCCGCCAATCCGCGCAAGGAAATCCTTGAGCTTTCTACGCTCCGCGACGTGCTCCGCTACGCGATCAGCGTCTTCGAGCGCGCCGAGCTTTCCTTCGGGCATGGTGCGGGCGGCGCGCTCGATGAAGCGGCGTTTCTAATCCTCGAAAGCCTGTCGCTGCCGATCGACGACTTCAATCCCTTCGCTGATGCCCGGCTGACCGAGCGCGAAAAGCACCTGCTTGGCGAGCGCATTGCGCTGCGGGTCGAACAGCGGGTGCCGACCGCGTACCTGACGGGCAAGGCCTATCTCCACGGCGTGCCGTTCAGGAGCGACGCCCGCGCACTGGTGCCGCGCTCCTTCATCGCCGAATTGCTGCAATCGCCGTTCTTCAATGGCGAGGGCGATCAGATGGCGCTCGTGGCAGATCCGGAAGCGGTCGAAAGCGTGCTTGATCTCTGCACCGGCGGCGGCTCGCTGGCGATCATGGCGGCCTATGCTTTCCCCAATGCGCGCGTGGATGCGGTCGATCTCTCGCCCGAAGCGCTCTCGCTGGCAGCCGAGAATGTGGCCGATCACGGACTGGGCAACCGGGTGACGCTGCTCGAGGGCAATCTCTACGCGCCCGTGGCAGGACGAACCTATGACCTCATCATCACCAACCCACCCTATGTCGGGCGGGAGGTGATGGATGCGCTGCCGCCCGAATACCGGCATGAGCCGGCAATGGCTCTCGATGGCGGCGAGGATGGGTTCGATCTCGTCCACCACATCCTCTCTGGCGCAGCGGCACACCTCAATCCCGGCGCCGGCATGCTCTGCGAAATCGGCGAGGATCGCGATGTCCTCGACGCCGCTTACCCCGAAACGCCGTTCCTCTGGCTCGACACGGCCAACAGTGACGGCGAGGTGTTCTGGCTCAGCCGCAACGATCTGGCGGCGCTGGCCAGGTAA
- a CDS encoding ParB/RepB/Spo0J family partition protein yields MSFSLPAIASTGSANGIATWICGEGPAPDWVAERMPGEFEPNGTFIIEATPGQMRVHPGNVIIRLGADIWVQPADEAGHFIESLKLSAVREITNVGPGKIHQFGERRTKPSSRRSAAGRHQIRFHPPIGSQPSIEWIHLERLSVDSIYQRSTDNVASERLIASIAAKFDWRLCAPLVVSRRSDDVLAIIDGQHRWMAAQRRGDILQLPCCIFRYGSREEEARMFILANRARKPMNRLDDYYAALAAADEDALEIRQLVTDAGLQIARNTSSTAWKAGEIAFTSSIAQAIRRHGIPITSAVLTNMAEAFSGQKLTHGGAIFGALIKLMSGAGPDFDPDILLDTLQSRTADEWGKRAQGLHGGAARARALHEVLLASYQQHVESHRGTTEAIQ; encoded by the coding sequence ATGAGTTTCAGCCTGCCAGCTATTGCTTCCACCGGTTCCGCCAACGGCATCGCCACGTGGATATGCGGTGAAGGCCCTGCTCCCGACTGGGTAGCCGAACGGATGCCCGGCGAGTTCGAACCGAACGGAACATTCATCATTGAGGCAACGCCCGGTCAGATGCGTGTCCACCCAGGGAATGTCATCATTCGACTAGGTGCGGATATTTGGGTACAACCAGCCGATGAGGCCGGTCATTTTATTGAGAGCCTGAAGCTAAGCGCTGTCAGGGAAATTACCAACGTCGGGCCGGGAAAAATCCATCAATTTGGAGAAAGGCGAACGAAGCCCTCGTCAAGGCGAAGTGCTGCCGGTCGCCATCAGATACGATTTCACCCACCGATCGGCTCACAACCCTCGATTGAATGGATACATCTGGAGCGCCTTTCGGTTGATAGCATCTATCAGAGGTCAACTGACAATGTGGCATCGGAACGCCTTATCGCCAGCATTGCTGCGAAATTTGATTGGCGCCTCTGCGCACCTCTAGTCGTTTCGCGCCGATCCGACGACGTCTTGGCGATCATTGATGGGCAACACCGCTGGATGGCGGCCCAGAGACGAGGTGACATCCTTCAACTCCCATGCTGCATTTTCAGATATGGAAGCAGAGAGGAGGAGGCGAGGATGTTCATCCTAGCAAACCGGGCAAGAAAGCCGATGAATAGGCTTGACGACTACTACGCGGCGCTTGCTGCCGCTGATGAAGATGCCCTGGAGATTCGACAACTCGTTACTGACGCCGGCCTGCAGATTGCAAGAAATACATCATCGACAGCATGGAAAGCTGGAGAGATTGCCTTCACATCCTCCATCGCACAGGCAATTCGACGGCACGGAATCCCAATCACATCCGCGGTTTTGACTAATATGGCCGAAGCCTTTTCAGGGCAGAAGCTAACCCATGGAGGCGCGATTTTCGGAGCTTTGATCAAACTGATGTCAGGTGCCGGGCCAGATTTCGATCCCGACATCCTCCTCGATACGCTCCAGTCCCGCACGGCCGACGAATGGGGGAAACGGGCCCAAGGGCTACACGGCGGCGCTGCGAGGGCTCGCGCCCTACATGAGGTGCTGCTTGCGTCCTATCAACAGCACGTCGAAAGCCATCGTGGTACGACAGAGGCAATCCAATAG
- a CDS encoding GNAT family N-acetyltransferase — protein MAEIDDTPDHPELRLSAPIPLTTEHDLSAFDCGEPVLNDWLRHRALKNESRFSRTYVVCAGNRVVGYFCISAGSVERSAAPGKMRRNAPDLIPVSIIGRLAVSLDHAGKGLGMDLLSDALRRIAVASQSIGIGAVLVQAKDEAAKRFYLRCAEFIEYPEDSRTLFLPIETVVAGFG, from the coding sequence ATGGCAGAAATAGACGACACGCCGGACCATCCTGAATTGCGACTGTCTGCCCCCATACCTCTGACGACAGAGCATGATCTTTCGGCGTTCGACTGCGGCGAGCCTGTCCTGAACGACTGGCTGCGCCATCGCGCCTTGAAGAACGAAAGCCGGTTCTCGCGCACCTATGTCGTGTGCGCAGGCAATCGGGTCGTCGGCTACTTCTGTATCTCGGCCGGATCGGTTGAACGCAGCGCGGCTCCCGGCAAGATGCGGCGTAACGCGCCCGACCTGATTCCGGTTTCGATTATCGGGCGGCTCGCCGTTAGCCTCGACCATGCGGGCAAGGGCCTCGGTATGGACCTTTTGTCGGACGCGCTGCGGCGGATTGCAGTCGCCTCGCAAAGCATCGGCATAGGGGCCGTGCTTGTCCAAGCGAAGGATGAAGCGGCCAAACGCTTCTATCTGCGCTGTGCGGAGTTCATAGAGTATCCCGAGGACAGCCGAACGCTGTTCCTGCCCATCGAAACCGTTGTCGCGGGTTTTGGTTAG
- a CDS encoding DUF1778 domain-containing protein — MAKTRLAPSESSRSATAAVAVRASATDTKGSINLRIETGTRQLIDDAAAVLGKTRTEFMVESARRQAVDVLLDQRLFTLDSERYDAFMQALDNPPAPGPKLKALLRRTPAWQK; from the coding sequence ATGGCAAAAACACGTCTCGCCCCTTCCGAATCTTCCCGCTCTGCGACCGCTGCCGTCGCCGTGCGCGCCTCTGCGACCGACACCAAGGGTAGCATCAATCTGCGTATCGAAACCGGCACGCGCCAGCTCATTGACGATGCTGCGGCAGTCCTCGGCAAGACGCGCACCGAGTTCATGGTGGAAAGCGCACGGCGGCAAGCGGTGGATGTGCTGCTCGACCAGCGTTTGTTCACGCTAGACTCCGAACGCTACGACGCCTTCATGCAGGCGCTCGACAACCCGCCTGCGCCGGGACCGAAGCTCAAGGCGTTGCTGCGTCGGACCCCGGCATGGCAGAAATAG